AGAATAGATCGTACCATCGAAGCGCTTAAGAAGAACAATATGAACGCTTACTTCGTTGAACATCATGAAATGCTGGTGCAATTATTGAAAGACTTGATTCCTGAAAAATCCACAGTCGGCATCGGAGGTTCGATGACTCTTTTTGAGACTGGAACTGTCGATTTTTTAAGAAGTCATGACATCAACTTCTTGGATAGGTATCAACCAGACTTGACTCCTGAAGACATCAAACAGATCTATCGCGATTCGTTTAGCGCCGATATTTACATGACATCGAGCAACGCTGTGACAGAAAGCGGAAACCTATACAATGTTGACGGTAGAGGCAACAGGGTGGCAGCCATGATTTATGGACCTGACAAGGTGATAGTCGTTGTTGGAAGCAATAAAATCGTTCGGGACGATCAAGCTGCAATTTTAAGAAACAGGGAGATAGCCGCACCTGCCAATGCCAAGCGGCTAAGCAGGAAGACGCCATGCAATCACTTAGGATATTGTACGGACTGTGACAGTCCAGATCGAATTTGCGCCAACTTCGTATTTATGCGAAAGCAAATGGTCAAGGACAGGATTCATGTTTTGATTTTAGATGAGCAGCTGGGATATTGATCGAATGAAAAAAAGAGTCGCTATCTGATGAAGATAACGGCTCTTTCTGTTTTTACGCTATGTTTACTTGAACTTGACAGCCGTGCCGTAGACGATAACTTCTGCCGCGCCCTGCATGATGGCGCTTGAGGCGTACCTTATGTTTACAACGGCGTCCGCGCCTAG
The Fusibacter sp. A1 DNA segment above includes these coding regions:
- a CDS encoding lactate utilization protein, with amino-acid sequence MDEYVKSISQLRIDRTIEALKKNNMNAYFVEHHEMLVQLLKDLIPEKSTVGIGGSMTLFETGTVDFLRSHDINFLDRYQPDLTPEDIKQIYRDSFSADIYMTSSNAVTESGNLYNVDGRGNRVAAMIYGPDKVIVVVGSNKIVRDDQAAILRNREIAAPANAKRLSRKTPCNHLGYCTDCDSPDRICANFVFMRKQMVKDRIHVLILDEQLGY